Within Acidimicrobiia bacterium, the genomic segment GATCTCGCTTGGGATCGTTGTTTTTCTCGCTGGGCCAGGAAGTCCAGTGATCAAACTCCCGGGGTCTTCGTAGCACTCACGTCAAGTCTGTGGCCGCCTTCCAGCAGTGGATCCTTGAGGGGAGGCTACCCCGCCCCATCGGACGTTACCGAACCGATACCCAACAGAACGAACGGTCTGGATCAAATTGGCGTGTTCTTCGCCAAGTTTTGCTCTAAGCCTCCTCACATGGACATCCACGGTCCTAGCTCCGCCGTAATAGTCATAGCCCCACACACGGTTCAAAAGCGTCTCTCTTGTGAAAACCTTTCCAGGATTGGAAGCAAAAAATCGCAGAAGCTCGTATTCCATGTAGGTGAGATCTAGAGGTCTTCCTGCTATGGCGGCCTGATATGTCTCGGTGTTGAGAGCGAGAGGTCCATAGGTGATGATCTCACTATCGCGGCTCTGGTTTTTGCGAGTCAAAAGAATCTTGATTCTTGAGTCAAGCTCATAAGGGTCCACCGGAACGCACACGAATTCGTCGAACAGATCCGTTCTAGAGTGGAGCTCCGCAAGACGATCCCTCTCGGCCACCACCACAATCGACACGTTCATAAATTCATTTGCCCTCACGGATCTGCAGAATCCGAAAGCACCTTCGGCACTGGTTTCGACTATGCAAACTGAAAAGCTATCGCTATCCGTACTCGAGGAAACCTCGTCGAGAGAGGAAGCTGGAGTCCATGCTAGTCCTAAGTGCTCTAGCGCCTGTACGAGTGAGTTCATCGGCGTGCTGGGGTAAACAAGACAGGGTTCCATTCCTCTAGAGCCTCTCGCTTCTGGTCGCTCCCAAAAGCTTACGTTTGCCGGCAGCTTTCGTTATCCCAGCGAAACAGCCGTTTCTTATCATCTGCACTCTGCGTCTGTGCTCGGCAACGGGGTACCGCTCCGCCCGCCGCGGTACTGCCCGCAACTCACACCTCTCCACACGCTCCAAGTTCGCGTCTTGCCCCCCGACGAGGTAATTCCGCTAAAGCAGGGGTAGATACCGCTCGATCTCGTACGGTGTCACCTGTGCTTTGTAGGCATCCCACTCTTCTTTTTTGTTTTTGATGAAAAACTCGAAAACGTGCTCACCGAGACTCTCAGCAACAAGCTCGCTCTGCTCCATTTGCAGGACCGCTTCGTGGAGGTTTTCAGGAAGAGTTTCGATTCCCAAAGCCTTGCGTTCTTCATCCGACATCTCGTATATGTTGTCGGAAGCCTCGGGCGGCAACTCGTAGCCATCTTGTATCCCCTTTAGTCCAGCAGCGAGCATCACCGAGAAGGCCAGATACGGATTGCACGCCGGATCCGGAGAACGAAACTCAATCCTGCACGAACCTTGCTTTCCCTCTTTGAATACCGGAACACGCACTAGGGCCGAGCGATTCTGACGCCCCCAACAGATGTAAACAGGGGCTTCGTAACCGGGAACTAGGCGCTTGTACGAGTTGACCCACTGATTGGTGACCGCAGTGATTTCTGCTGCATGCCTCAGCAAGCCAGCAATGAATCCCTTTGCAACGTTTGAGAGGCTATACTCGTCGGACACGTCATAGAAGGCGTTCTTATCACCCTCGAAGAGGGACAAGTGTGTGTGCATCCCACTTCCGTTTACCCCCTCTATTGGCTTTGGCATAAAGGTCGCGTAGTAGCCATGCTCCATCGCCACTTCTTTGACAGTGAGCCTGTAGGTCATCACCGCATCAGCCATAGTAAGTGCGTCGGTATAGCGAAGGTCTATCTCGTGCTGGCTAGGGGAAACTTCGTGATGTGAAAAGACCACAGGAATTCCCAACTGTTCCAAAGCGAGAATTGTTTTTCTTCGGAAATCCCTAGCTACGTCGTGGGGTGTCAAGTCGAAGTAGCCGCCGTTGTCCAGCAACTCTGGCGCCTTCGAGCTTTTGAAGTAAAAAAACTCCAGTTCCGGCCCCACATAGAAAGTGAATCCCATCTCCGCTGCCTTGGCGAGGTTTCGTCGAAGTACGTACCGAGGATCGCCGACAAAAGGCTCGCCGTCCACCGAGTAGATGTCGCAAAAAATCCGGGCCACCCCGTTCTCTTCGGGCCTCCAGGGCAGAATCGCGAACGTCGACGGGTCGGGGCGGGCGATCATGTCAGCTTCTTGAACCCGACTGAAACCGTCAATCGCAGACCCGTCAAATGTGATCCCTTCCTCGAATGCTTTTTCAAGCTCCTCGGGCGTTATGGCAAAACTTTTCAAGAACCCGAGAACGTCGGTAAACCACAAGCGGATGAAACGGATACCCCGCTCCTCCACCGTGCGAAGGACATACTCTTCCTGGCGATCTATTGGCTCTAAAGCCCCAGCTGTCTCCATCTTCAGCTCCTCGCAAACTTCCTAATTCATATGCTGCACCGGGGGAGTCGTCCCTTCCCCCGATGCAGTCTCGCATCCCTTTGTTACCTCATTGTTTCAAACATGAGCGTTTTTCTAACTAAGCAAGGAAAAGCTTTAGAGTTCGAGATGCACGGCCCTACTTTCCCTTCTGGATTGGCAAAACTGCATTCGTCAAGAAGCATAACTGCTTGCTCTATGAGGTGTACGGGGCAGCTTCCCTAGCGAACCTGTGATGCCCAGATAGATGAATAGACACAAATGTCGCTAAAGTTGATCATGACGACTTATAAACACCTGTGGTTTGAACCAGCCTACAGAAGAGACCATCCAAAAGCTGCACAGTGGGTAACCCTATAGCCAACCCAACAGACACGACCGATCTCGCGGATCGAATACTCAAAGTCTCCCTCCGCTATGGTGACTTCGTGCTCTCTTCGGGGAGGAGATCTCGCTACTACGTAGACAAATATGCGTTTTTGTGCGATCCACAGTTGTTGAGGGAAGTGGCATCAGCACTGCTCGAGCGAGTGCCGCCTGAGACCGAAAGGATTGCAGCTGTAGAAGGTGGTGCCGGGCTACTGGTCACAGCAATGAGCCTGGAATCTGGCATTCCTTTCCTCATAGTGCGCAAGGGGCGAAAGGGCTACGGTCCGGACAACTGGCTAGAGGGTGACTGGCACCCACAGATGCCCGTAGTACTCGTGGAAGACATTGTCACCACAGGAGCGCAGATGGCAGCAGCTGCTCAAGCACTGGCCGCCGGCGATCTCCACATACTGAGGCTGTTATGTGTCGTCAACAGAGGCGAGACCACCGGCTTTGCCAGTGAAATTGACTGCATCGTACGGCTCAGTAGCGACGACGATGTGGTGATGTCTATGTACCCTCCTCCGGAACACACGACTTCGAAGACCCGACGTTGATTTAACACTCCTGTCACATTGAGGCAACCAATATGAAATGAGAGGATGTCACGCTCTTCTAGTCGCTTAAAGGAGGCAGATTGAATCGCGAAGAAATACTTCGAATGATTGGGGAAGAGGGAATCGAGATCGTAGACCTTCGATTCTGTGACGTGCCAGGACTCATGCAGCACTTCTCACTTCCTCCAGAGGTGATCAGGGAGAGCGCCTTCGAAGAAGGCATCGGCTTCGACGGCTCTTCTATTCGGGGATACCAGGAGATCCAAGAGTCGGACATGATTCTCATCCCTGACCCGGACTCTGCGTACCTAGACCCATTTACTAAGCACAAAACGCTTGCCATCAACTGCTTCGTCCGGGACCCGGTCACCTCCGAACCCTACACGCGGGACCCCCGTTACATCGCGCACAAGGCCGAGGCGTACTTACGGAGCTCGGGCATAGCCGATCAGGCCTTCTTCGGGCCGGAGGCCGAGTTCTA encodes:
- a CDS encoding GlnR family transcriptional regulator, with the protein product MEPCLVYPSTPMNSLVQALEHLGLAWTPASSLDEVSSSTDSDSFSVCIVETSAEGAFGFCRSVRANEFMNVSIVVVAERDRLAELHSRTDLFDEFVCVPVDPYELDSRIKILLTRKNQSRDSEIITYGPLALNTETYQAAIAGRPLDLTYMEYELLRFFASNPGKVFTRETLLNRVWGYDYYGGARTVDVHVRRLRAKLGEEHANLIQTVRSVGYRFGNVRWGGVASPQGSTAGRRPQT
- a CDS encoding glutamine synthetase; translation: MDRQEEYVLRTVEERGIRFIRLWFTDVLGFLKSFAITPEELEKAFEEGITFDGSAIDGFSRVQEADMIARPDPSTFAILPWRPEENGVARIFCDIYSVDGEPFVGDPRYVLRRNLAKAAEMGFTFYVGPELEFFYFKSSKAPELLDNGGYFDLTPHDVARDFRRKTILALEQLGIPVVFSHHEVSPSQHEIDLRYTDALTMADAVMTYRLTVKEVAMEHGYYATFMPKPIEGVNGSGMHTHLSLFEGDKNAFYDVSDEYSLSNVAKGFIAGLLRHAAEITAVTNQWVNSYKRLVPGYEAPVYICWGRQNRSALVRVPVFKEGKQGSCRIEFRSPDPACNPYLAFSVMLAAGLKGIQDGYELPPEASDNIYEMSDEERKALGIETLPENLHEAVLQMEQSELVAESLGEHVFEFFIKNKKEEWDAYKAQVTPYEIERYLPLL
- a CDS encoding orotate phosphoribosyltransferase, coding for MGNPIANPTDTTDLADRILKVSLRYGDFVLSSGRRSRYYVDKYAFLCDPQLLREVASALLERVPPETERIAAVEGGAGLLVTAMSLESGIPFLIVRKGRKGYGPDNWLEGDWHPQMPVVLVEDIVTTGAQMAAAAQALAAGDLHILRLLCVVNRGETTGFASEIDCIVRLSSDDDVVMSMYPPPEHTTSKTRR